A segment of the Ipomoea triloba cultivar NCNSP0323 chromosome 1, ASM357664v1 genome:
TGATGGAACCGAAGAAAACACGTGCATCTGCTGATGTGTTGAACCGCTCCATTGAAGATTCCCTCACTTCATTATCTGAATCTCCTGTAATCATGAAAATTTCCTTTCCAAGACAATAACCCTTAAACTTTATGGTCAATCTCTCCAAGAACTTCAAAGGCAATAGGTACTGACTAAATACAAGGAGTTTTTCCTTGTGTGATTCGCACAATGCCAGAAGATTTAAAAAGAACTTAGCTTTCACTCCCTCTCGTAACTCCAAATTATCCACAATCATATCAATTTTCTCTTCATCAATCCTTTCTTTAACAGAGGTTTTTGAGAGACTCTTCAACTGTGGGTGCACATATAATGCACTTCCTTCAGcacttattttgaattttcttcGCAAGTTCTTTAACCCAGCAACTTCAATTTTCTGTTTCGGATGAAGCTTTAGGATGACTGTGAAATCCACGAGTCCTGGAAGTTCTTCCAGAAAGTCTCCCTTGTAATAATGAAGAACTTTTCTTGTCATCTCCCTCAGATCTTGTATAACTGTAGCCTTCCTCGTTACATTCTCATCTTTCAGGAGTGTGTGCTCCACTAACTCGAAGAATTCATTATCTGAGCCTTTCTTTATTAGGTTCCTTTTGCTTGAAATTTCTGCTCTGCTCAATATCCGTCTCTTGATTGCTTTAGAATCTTCCAACTTCAGAAACTTTGGACGAACAAGGTTCAAAATATTAAACACCTCTTTAACATGATTTTGGTAAAGAGTGCCAGACAGCACAACCTTACGAGGTGTCTGCACCTTTTccaatgaagtcaaaacatctGTATCCTGGTTCCTTGGTGTATGACCCTCATCCAAAATGAGAATTGACGGGACTGTCAACAAAATCTCCTGGCAAGCAACAGCAGCTCTACTTGCTTCATTGTCACACACTATTACTGAGAACTGTTTGTAGCCTAGAAACAGAACACTCCTTTCTCCAGCCCATTGCTTTAGAACTTCTAATTGTTGGGCTCGATTATCTGCTTTTACAGAGTAAAAATCATAAAGAGGAATATCTTCCACTTGCCACCTAAGAAATTCTTTCTTCCATGTGCCCAGGATTCCTCTTGGTAGCACAACCAAAGGCCTAGCAAATGGATACTTAGCCATGAAACTTTGCAGGAAGCTTATGATCATAAAGGTCTTCCCTGATCCAGGAGCATGGGCCATTATACACCCCCCTGGGTTATCCGTCACCAAGTTGTTTAGCAAAAAATTGAATCCCTCAACTTGGTGGGGTTTCATCTGCTTTTTGTGCCTTGGATGAGCAGAAATTTCAGCTAATTCAAATTCATGCGACGGTTTGTTGGGCTCAAAAAGATTTTCACTTGGCCCTGAATCCTTGGTTGTTCGACCTTCGTATCGATATGTTCTTGCATTCTTAGCACTCTAAATGAAGACAAAAAGCACTTCAGTTAAAGAAATCTAAGTTTTAAAaggaaacaaatatataaaatttaatccTCCGTTACTTATACCAAAGGATTAAATTGAGTAAATTTTacatagtcgatggaccattttggatGAATTGATAGTCGAGTACCAATTTGAGAATTATGGCATATCGATGAAACATTTTGGGTATTATCGTGGCAAAATATATGGAAAAAGGCCCAAAAGGAAAGGATAGATGGATTAGATAAGACCACACCTTTGAATACTGGTAATCGATGATGCTTTCGATGCTTTTCTTTATAACTCCACAAATGCGACATACATAGCCAATATCCTCTTTTAAGATGAAAGAATGCTCAcactcttcatcttcatcttcggCTTTGTCCTTGTTAGAAGAAGCATCCGCAGTAACATCCTATTTGACATTAGGAAACTTCAATCTAACAGCACAGGGATAAACCAGTGTAAAAGTTTATTCTAGCATGCaacacaaacacacaaaaaGGAATGTAAAGTAAGACACAAAAATACAAGATAGAGAAATGAAAAGGTCATCATGAGAAATTCAtgtgatatacaattatattgaAGTACTGTGCCTAAAAATCTCAAATCAAGAACTACTCAAAAGATAATAAATGCAGATTATaggggaaaaagaaaagaagaagactTTCTGGTGTAGTTGAGTAAAGAATAAAACAACTGTACCTTAGAGCATTCTATAGCAAATGACATCTCATTCCATATATCATCCAAGCCATCAAAATTAGCATCATTTCCGTCTTCTGTTTCTGAATCATCGTCCACACCAACATACACacctttgtctttaattttttcactTTGAAAAGCAAGATTTGCACTTCCTTTAGGTGTTTTGGTTCTTTGAAAAGCAAGATTTGCACTTCCTTTAGGTGTTTTGGTTCCAGGTGAATCCTGCAACTATGTCAGGTAATTATAGCAAACACGTAAGAAGagaacatacacacacacatgtattcACATAATATAGAGAAAGCAATTGAATTGGATAatccaaaataattaaaattgatgcAAGAGCCTTTGCACACACATATCCTAATGGGCCACTATTCTTCATAAGCTTATATTCTTCCCAAAAATCAAATACAAAAGATTAAAGGGCTTACAGCTTTGTTCTGTTATCCGCCACAAGAAGACTTGCATAGATTAACATACATTGAATATACTTACCAAATGATCTTTCAAATAAGAGCCTCCGACAGTATTAATGGAGAGGACTCCCTGCAATGTACAATTAGGCTTTTTGTtgtcttcatcatctgaatcaAGGATAAGAAGAGGGCCAGCTGATGGGACAAGCTGTGCAGGAGGAACAAAGCGAGCAACTGGAACATTTCTTGCAACATGCTCATCCTCCAAATCAATTACAGCAGTTGCAGACTGGTCTCCCTTATACTCTGTGGTGTGGTTCTTTTCCAACTCTAGGAATTTATAGGGAAGTGTAGGATCCCTTGCATAGCATGAATCTATGCAGCGTCTGCTTTGAGCCATAAGCTCC
Coding sequences within it:
- the LOC116033110 gene encoding protein CHROMATIN REMODELING 35-like isoform X1 gives rise to the protein MIMGASGSEGFGSIYPTPIAARFPAVDSFPNRRKRLKTNEAPVNQIPSLCWREELEERLLKRSSGILDYSDPYSMSNLWGSLECGKYGSVTKEIKELMAQSRRCIDSCYARDPTLPYKFLELEKNHTTEYKGDQSATAVIDLEDEHVARNVPVARFVPPAQLVPSAGPLLILDSDDEDNKKPNCTLQGVLSINTVGGSYLKDHLLQDSPGTKTPKGSANLAFQSEKIKDKGVYVGVDDDSETEDGNDANFDGLDDIWNEMSFAIECSKDVTADASSNKDKAEDEDEECEHSFILKEDIGYVCRICGVIKKSIESIIDYQYSKSAKNARTYRYEGRTTKDSGPSENLFEPNKPSHEFELAEISAHPRHKKQMKPHQVEGFNFLLNNLVTDNPGGCIMAHAPGSGKTFMIISFLQSFMAKYPFARPLVVLPRGILGTWKKEFLRWQVEDIPLYDFYSVKADNRAQQLEVLKQWAGERSVLFLGYKQFSVIVCDNEASRAAVACQEILLTVPSILILDEGHTPRNQDTDVLTSLEKVQTPRKVVLSGTLYQNHVKEVFNILNLVRPKFLKLEDSKAIKRRILSRAEISSKRNLIKKGSDNEFFELVEHTLLKDENVTRKATVIQDLREMTRKVLHYYKGDFLEELPGLVDFTVILKLHPKQKIEVAGLKNLRRKFKISAEGSALYVHPQLKSLSKTSVKERIDEEKIDMIVDNLELREGVKAKFFLNLLALCESHKEKLLVFSQYLLPLKFLERLTIKFKGYCLGKEIFMITGDSDNEVRESSMERFNTSADARVFFGSIKACGEGISLVGASRIIILDVHLNPSVTRQAIGRAFRPGQEKKVYTYRLVASSTPEEEDHTTCFRKESIAKMWFEWNQYYGLDDYEMEKMDPKQCGDEFLETARFSDDIVGLYKR
- the LOC116033110 gene encoding protein CHROMATIN REMODELING 35-like isoform X3 — translated: MIMGASGSEGFGSIYPTPIAARFPAVDSFPNRRKRLKTNEAPVNQIPSLCWREELEERLLKRSSGILDYSDPYSMSNLWGSLECGKYGSVTKEIKELMAQSRRCIDSCYARDPTLPYKFLELEKNHTTEYKGDQSATAVIDLEDEHVARNVPVARFVPPAQLVPSAGPLLILDSDDEDNKKPNCTLQGVLSINTVGGSYLKDHLDSPGTKTPKGSANLAFQSEKIKDKGVYVGVDDDSETEDGNDANFDGLDDIWNEMSFAIECSKDVTADASSNKDKAEDEDEECEHSFILKEDIGYVCRICGVIKKSIESIIDYQYSKSAKNARTYRYEGRTTKDSGPSENLFEPNKPSHEFELAEISAHPRHKKQMKPHQVEGFNFLLNNLVTDNPGGCIMAHAPGSGKTFMIISFLQSFMAKYPFARPLVVLPRGILGTWKKEFLRWQVEDIPLYDFYSVKADNRAQQLEVLKQWAGERSVLFLGYKQFSVIVCDNEASRAAVACQEILLTVPSILILDEGHTPRNQDTDVLTSLEKVQTPRKVVLSGTLYQNHVKEVFNILNLVRPKFLKLEDSKAIKRRILSRAEISSKRNLIKKGSDNEFFELVEHTLLKDENVTRKATVIQDLREMTRKVLHYYKGDFLEELPGLVDFTVILKLHPKQKIEVAGLKNLRRKFKISAEGSALYVHPQLKSLSKTSVKERIDEEKIDMIVDNLELREGVKAKFFLNLLALCESHKEKLLVFSQYLLPLKFLERLTIKFKGYCLGKEIFMITGDSDNEVRESSMERFNTSADARVFFGSIKACGEGISLVGASRIIILDVHLNPSVTRQAIGRAFRPGQEKKVYTYRLVASSTPEEEDHTTCFRKESIAKMWFEWNQYYGLDDYEMEKMDPKQCGDEFLETARFSDDIVGLYKR
- the LOC116033110 gene encoding protein CHROMATIN REMODELING 35-like isoform X2; the protein is MGASGSEGFGSIYPTPIAARFPAVDSFPNRRKRLKTNEAPVNQIPSLCWREELEERLLKRSSGILDYSDPYSMSNLWGSLECGKYGSVTKEIKELMAQSRRCIDSCYARDPTLPYKFLELEKNHTTEYKGDQSATAVIDLEDEHVARNVPVARFVPPAQLVPSAGPLLILDSDDEDNKKPNCTLQGVLSINTVGGSYLKDHLLQDSPGTKTPKGSANLAFQSEKIKDKGVYVGVDDDSETEDGNDANFDGLDDIWNEMSFAIECSKDVTADASSNKDKAEDEDEECEHSFILKEDIGYVCRICGVIKKSIESIIDYQYSKSAKNARTYRYEGRTTKDSGPSENLFEPNKPSHEFELAEISAHPRHKKQMKPHQVEGFNFLLNNLVTDNPGGCIMAHAPGSGKTFMIISFLQSFMAKYPFARPLVVLPRGILGTWKKEFLRWQVEDIPLYDFYSVKADNRAQQLEVLKQWAGERSVLFLGYKQFSVIVCDNEASRAAVACQEILLTVPSILILDEGHTPRNQDTDVLTSLEKVQTPRKVVLSGTLYQNHVKEVFNILNLVRPKFLKLEDSKAIKRRILSRAEISSKRNLIKKGSDNEFFELVEHTLLKDENVTRKATVIQDLREMTRKVLHYYKGDFLEELPGLVDFTVILKLHPKQKIEVAGLKNLRRKFKISAEGSALYVHPQLKSLSKTSVKERIDEEKIDMIVDNLELREGVKAKFFLNLLALCESHKEKLLVFSQYLLPLKFLERLTIKFKGYCLGKEIFMITGDSDNEVRESSMERFNTSADARVFFGSIKACGEGISLVGASRIIILDVHLNPSVTRQAIGRAFRPGQEKKVYTYRLVASSTPEEEDHTTCFRKESIAKMWFEWNQYYGLDDYEMEKMDPKQCGDEFLETARFSDDIVGLYKR